The proteins below come from a single Solea senegalensis isolate Sse05_10M linkage group LG2, IFAPA_SoseM_1, whole genome shotgun sequence genomic window:
- the gabpa gene encoding GA-binding protein alpha chain has protein sequence MSKSEGEEMIEIEIDGQEKQACLEEGVEEQTITASDLVQQDIDINEPIGNLKKLLEPRIQISLDAYEICLQDIQLHPDHSLFDQGVKTDGTVQLSLQIITKPGEEKLNILEIVKPVETVEVVIDPDAAGEEGTLVEEGQLIAVERSGLSDETSEQVTRWAAALEGYRKEQVRLGIPYDPLLWTADQVIHWAVWVMKEFNIDEMEIGSIHIPGRDLCSFNQEEFLQKVPNGEILWSHLELLRKYVLASQDQSGGDATVTIDQPVQIIPTQVSTPTAIKAMKQNRGPRAPRISGGEERSSPGNRTGNNGQIQLWQFLLELLTDKDARDCISWVGEEGEFKLNQPELVAQKWGQRKNKPTMNYEKLSRALRYYYDGDMISKVQGKRFVYKFVCDLRTLIGYSAAELNSLVTECEQKKLARMQIHGIGQPITTVTLATTLDKDS, from the exons ATGTCTAAAAGTGAAGGAGAAGAGATGATAGAGATTGAGATCGATGGACAGGAGAAACAAGCATGCCTGGAGGAAGG TGTTGAGGAGCAAACAATCACTGCATCCGATTTGGTTCAGCAAGACATTGACATTAATGAGCCTATTGGAAATTTGAAAAAGCTTTTGGAGCCCCGTATCCAAATATCACTGGATGCATATGAGATTTGCTTGCAGGATATTCAG CTTCACCCTGACCACAGCCTCTTTGATCAGGGCGTAAAGACAGATGGCACAGTGCAGCTCAGCTTGCAGATTATAACCAAACCAG GTGAGGAGAAGCTGAACATTTTGGAAATAGTGAAGCCAGTGGAAACGGTTGAAGTGGTGATTGATCCAGATGCGGCAGGAGAGGAGGGTACACTGGTGGAGGAGGGTCAGCTGATCGCTGTGGAGAGGTCCGGTCTCTCTGATGAGACTTCTGAACAGGTGACACGCTGGGCCGCAGCACTGGAAGGCTACCGCAAAGAGCAGgtccgcctgggaataccataTG ACCCCTTGCTCTGGACAGCTGATCAGGTGATCCACTGGGCTGTTTGGGTAATGAAGGAATTCAACATTGATGAGATGGAAATAGGCAGCATTCACATCCCAGGTCGAGACCTCTGCTCTTTTAACCAAGAGGAGTTCCTTCAGAAAGTGCCAAATGGAGAGATACTCTGGAGTCACCTGGAACTCCTGCGCAAAT ATGTACTGGCCAGTCAGGACCAGTCAGGAGGAGACGCCACAGTCACAATTGATCAGC CTGTGCAGATAATCCCGACTCAGGTGAGCACACCCACCGCCATAAAGGCTATGAAGCAGAACCGAGGCCCCAGAGCCCCACGTATCTCAGGAGGAGAAGAGCGCAGTTCACCAGGCAACCGCACAG GTAACAACGGTCAGATCCAGCTGTGGCAGTTTTTGCTGGAGTTGCTGACGGATAAGGATGCGAGAGACTGCATTTCCTgggtgggggaggagggagagttcAAACTTAACCAGCCCGAGCTTGTGGCTCAAAAATGGGGCCAGCGCAAGAACAAGCCTACTATGAACTACGAGAAACTCAGCAGAGCCCTCAG GTATTATTATGATGGGGACATGATCAGCAAAGTGCAAGGCAAGCGCTTTGTCTACAAGTTTGTGTGCGACCTGAGGACTCTGATTGGCTACAGCGCAGCTGAGCTCAACAGCCTGGTGACCGAGTGTGAGCAGAAGAAACTTGCTCGAATGCAGATACATGGCATCGGTCAGCCCATCACTACAGTGACCTTGGCAACCACACTAGACAAGGACAGTTGA